A single region of the Epinephelus moara isolate mb chromosome 14, YSFRI_EMoa_1.0, whole genome shotgun sequence genome encodes:
- the fut9a gene encoding 4-galactosyl-N-acetylglucosaminide 3-alpha-L-fucosyltransferase 9, which translates to MPSAPFHRILRPLLLGTFILGCFVTLFLMYFKPSTSWLSGPVESTVSTDRVKNLFSTKSDKNVTTVLIWLWPFGQTYDLSVCSSLFNIDGCFITADRNLYNKSDGVVIHHRDICTDLSNLPPLQRPSFQKWIWMNLESPSHSSQLPGIENLFNLTLNYRQDADIEVPYGSIVAAEGEEDFVPPSKNKLICWIVSNWNQDHVRVKYYNELYKHIEVHAYGQAFGEYISDQDYFPTIASCKFYLAFENSIHKDYITEKLYNPLSVGTVPVVLGPPRQNYENFIQGDAFIHVDDFTSPKELADYLLLLDKNEEMYLRYFEWRRHFKVKKAYFWAEHTCLACDYLRRHKEYKAFNNLDKWYWGG; encoded by the coding sequence ATGCCATCTGCACCTTTTCACAGAATCCTACGACCCCTTCTGCTCGGCACTTTCATACTGGGATGCTTTGTGACTCTgtttttgatgtattttaaaCCATCCACCAGCTGGTTATCGGGTCCCGTAGAGTCGACAGTATCCACAGACCGGGTCAAGAACCTCTTCTCCACCAAGAGCGATAAAAACGTGACGACCGTGCTGATCTGGCTCTGGCCCTTCGGACAAACCTACGACCTGAGCGTGTGCAGCTCTCTCTTTAACATCGACGGCTGTTTCATCACAGCGGACAGGAACCTCTACAACAAGTCGGATGGGGTCGTCATCCATCACCGAGACATCTGCACTGACCTGTCCAACCTGCCGCCGCTCCAGCGACCATCCTTCCAGAAGTGGATATGGATGAACTTGGAGTCGCCGTCGCACTCCTCCCAGCTGCCTGGGATCGAGAACCTGTTCAATCTGACTCTCAACTACCGTCAGGATGCTGACATTGAAGTGCCTTATGGGTCCATTGTAGCAGCGGAGGGCGAGGAGGACTTCGTCCCACCCAGCAAGAACAAGCTGATCTGCTGGATTGTGAGCAACTGGAACCAGGACCACGTGCGGGTGAAATACTACAATGAGCTGTACAAACACATTGAGGTTCACGCGTACGGACAAGCCTTCGGGGAGTACATCTCTGACCAAGACTACTTCCCCACCATCGCCAGCTGCAAGTTCTACCTGGCTTTCGAGAACTCCATCCACAAGGACTACATTACTGAGAAACTCTACAACCCGCTCTCTGTGGGGACAGTGCCAGTGGTTCTTGGCCCGCCCAGGCAGAACTATGAGAACTTTATCCAGGGAGACGCCTTCATCCATGTGGACGACTTCACCTCGCCCAAGGAGCTGGCCGATTACCTGCTGCTCTTGGACAAGAACGAGGAAATGTACCTCAGGTACTTTGAGTGGAGGCGGCACTTTAAAGTAAAGAAGGCCTATTTCTGGGCAGAGCACACATGCCTGGCTTGTGATTACCTGCGTAGGCACAAGGAGTACAAGGCATTCAATAACCTTGACAAGTGGTACTGGGGCGGATAG